The following coding sequences lie in one Nakaseomyces glabratus chromosome K, complete sequence genomic window:
- the GLN1 gene encoding glutamate--ammonia ligase (CAGL0K05357g~Ortholog(s) have glutamate-ammonia ligase activity, role in ammonia assimilation cycle, glutamine biosynthetic process and cytosol, nuclear periphery localization): MHEHSVEKTQILQKYLELPQNGKVIAEYVWVDGTGNLRSKARTLNKVITSIEQLPEWNFDGSSTNQAPGYDSDIYLKPVAFYPDPFRRGDNITVLAECFNSDGTPNKFNHRHEANKLFQAHKDEEIWFGIEQEYTLFDMYDNVYAWPKGGYPAPQGPYYCGVGAGKVYARDVIEAHYRACLYAGINISGINAEVMPSQWEFQVGPCEGISMGDQLWMARYFLHRVAEEFGVKISFHPKPLKGDWNGAGCHTNVSTKDMRVPGGMKYIEQAIEKLSKRHNEHIKLYGADNEQRLTGRHETASMTSFSSGVANRGASIRIPRPVAKEGFGYFEDRRPASNIDPYLVTGIMCETVCGAIENANMSKEYERETNEQ; the protein is encoded by the coding sequence ATGCATGAACACAGTGTTGAAAAGACTCAAATCTTACAAAAATACCTTGAGTTGCCCCAAAACGGTAAGGTCATCGCCGAGTACGTCTGGGTTGACGGTACTGGTAACCTACGTTCCAAGGCTAGAACTTTGAACAAAGTCATAACGTCTATTGAGCAACTGCCGGAGTGGAACTTTGACGGTTCTTCTACTAACCAAGCCCCAGGCTACGACTCAGACATCTACTTGAAGCCAGTGGCGTTCTACCCTGATCCATTCAGAAGAGGTGACAACATCACTGTCTTGGCTGAATGTTTCAACAGTGACGGTACTCCAAACAAGTTCAACCACAGACATGAGGCTAACAAGTTGTTCCAAGCACACAAGGACGAAGAGATCTGGTTCGGTATCGAGCAAGAATACACTTTGTTCGACATGTACGACAACGTCTACGCTTGGCCAAAGGGTGGTTACCCAGCCCCACAAGGTCCATACTACTGTGGTGTTGGTGCCGGTAAGGTCTACGCCAGAGATGTGATCGAAGCCCACTACAGAGCCTGTCTATACGCTGGTATCAACATCTCAGGTATCAACGCCGAAGTGATGCCTTCCCAATGGGAATTCCAAGTTGGTCCATGTGAGGGTATCTCCATGGGTGACCAATTGTGGATGGCCAGATACTTCTTGCACAGAGTGGCAGAAGAATTCGGTGTCAAGATTTCCTTCCATCCAAAGCCTTTGAAGGGTGACTGGAATGGTGCTGGTTGCCATACTAACGTCTCTACAAAGGACATGAGAGTGCCAGGTGGTATGAAGTACATCGAACAAGCCATCGAAAAACTTTCAAAGAGACACAACGAACACATCAAGCTATATGGTGCCGACAACGAACAAAGACTAACGGGTAGACACGAAACCGCCTCCATGACATCCTTCTCCAGTGGTGTCGCTAACAGAGGTGCTTCCATCAGAATACCTAGACCAGTCGCCAAGGAAGGATTCGGTTACTTCGAAGACCGTAGACCAGCCTCCAACATAGATCCATACTTGGTCACCGGTATCATGTGTGAGACTGTTTGTGGTGCCATCGAAAACGCCAACATGTCCAAGGAATACGAAAGAGAAACTAACGAACAATAA